The Primulina eburnea isolate SZY01 chromosome 8, ASM2296580v1, whole genome shotgun sequence genome contains a region encoding:
- the LOC140838562 gene encoding 14-3-3 protein 9-like, with protein sequence MASSSDRETAVYTAKLAEQAERYDEMVEAMKNVAKMDVELTVEERNLLSVGYKNVIGSRRASWRILSSIEQKEELRGNEQNTKRIKEYRQKVETELINICNDILAVIDEHLIPSCTAGESRVFYYKMKGDYYRYLAEFKTGNDRKAVADESLKAYETATTTAEADLPPTHPIRLGLALNFSVFYYEIMNSPERACHLAKQAFDEAISELDTLNEESYKDSTLIMQLLRDNLTLWTSDISEEAEEGQKYDASTKAGE encoded by the exons ATGGCTTCCTCCTCGGACCGTGAAACCGCAGTCTACACCGCTAAGCTTGCCGAGCAAGCCGAACGCTACGATG AGATGGTGGAAGCAATGAAAAACGTGGCTAAAATGGATGTGGAATTGACAGTTGAGGAGAGGAACTTGTTATCAGTTGGCTACAAGAACGTGATTGGATCTCGAAGAGCTTCGTGGAGAATCTTGTCATCAATTGAACAGAAAGAAGAGTTGAGAGGCAATGAACAGAATACTAAGCGGATCAAGGAGTACAGACAGAAGGTGGAAACAGAGCTCATTAACATTTGTAATGACATTTTGGCTGTCATCGATGAACATCTCATTCCCTCATGCACTGCTGGCGAGTCCAGAGTGTTTTATTACAAGAT GAAAGGTGATTACTATAGGTATCTTGCAGAGTTTAAGACTGGTAATGATAGAAAAGCTGTTGCGGATGAATCACTGAAAGCATATGAG ACAGCTACCACCACTGCTGAGGCAGATTTACCACCTACTCATCCAATTCGCTTGGGTTTGGCATTGAATTTTTCAGTCTTCTACTATGAGATTATGAATTCACCTGAAAG GGCATGCCATCTTGCAAAGCAAGCCTTTGATGAAGCAATCTCTGAGCTTGATACCTTGAATGAAGAGTCATACAAAGACAGCACCTTGATTATGCAGCTTCTTAGGGATAATCTCACCCTGTGGACCTCCGACATATCAGAGGAAGCAG AAGAAGGGCAAAAATATGATGCTTCCACCAAAGCTGGAGAG TGA